One genomic region from Pseudomonas hormoni encodes:
- a CDS encoding type VI secretion system Vgr family protein, which produces MFDPVNEPSFRLDVAGLPDPFEVLAFTGREAISEPFVFDVDLLIDDPTLDLASLLYRPAVLHFGPEGSTVQGLLHELVQRDHGPTLKLCHVRLGPRLACLSQRFSRRIFSNISVPEILSQVLKEHGITGKDRRFELSGDYPPRDFCTQYRESDLQFLQRLCAQERLHYHFEHHARGHCVVFGDGRDHFRLGASAQFQVDGQQPAVRQFQLQAAQRTAPSAEGRTDLPTLRSGQLMPLSGHPVTDWNHLWLLTYVEHQGSQDPLGPYSNQIRAIHGEASFVPPPCAVKPRMHSLQRAWVVDVDEPRPDPSRPVAVQFDWLYQGEGATPSHCWLPLAAELEDPSVSPLSEGTEVVVSFIEGDPDQPLICGFLPAPSTVEEAEVPRPTENSSPEDGLLELLRSGEPLVLLCLLPGGGSFSHCAQALCTCRAVTGFGQSGAA; this is translated from the coding sequence ATGTTCGATCCAGTCAACGAGCCTTCATTTCGTCTGGACGTAGCCGGTCTGCCCGACCCATTCGAAGTCCTGGCCTTTACCGGTAGAGAAGCGATCAGCGAACCCTTTGTATTCGACGTGGACCTGCTGATCGATGACCCGACGCTCGACCTTGCGAGCTTGCTGTACCGCCCGGCCGTTTTACATTTCGGACCCGAGGGCAGCACGGTGCAGGGTCTGTTGCATGAACTCGTCCAGCGTGACCATGGCCCGACCCTCAAACTTTGCCATGTGCGTCTGGGGCCCAGGCTCGCTTGTCTTTCCCAGCGTTTCAGTCGGCGCATTTTCAGCAACATCTCGGTGCCCGAGATTCTCAGCCAGGTGCTCAAGGAGCACGGCATCACGGGCAAGGATCGACGCTTCGAACTGAGTGGCGATTACCCGCCCCGTGATTTCTGCACGCAGTATCGAGAATCGGATTTGCAGTTTCTCCAGCGCCTGTGCGCCCAGGAACGCCTGCATTATCACTTCGAGCATCACGCGCGCGGGCACTGCGTGGTGTTTGGTGATGGTCGCGACCATTTCCGTCTCGGCGCGAGCGCGCAGTTCCAGGTCGATGGTCAGCAACCGGCGGTGCGGCAGTTTCAGCTTCAGGCGGCTCAGCGTACCGCGCCAAGTGCCGAAGGTCGTACCGACTTGCCGACGTTGCGCAGTGGTCAGTTGATGCCGTTGTCCGGCCACCCGGTCACCGACTGGAATCATCTGTGGCTGCTGACCTATGTCGAACATCAGGGCAGCCAGGATCCACTGGGCCCCTACAGCAATCAGATCCGTGCGATTCATGGGGAGGCCTCCTTCGTCCCGCCCCCTTGCGCGGTAAAACCGCGGATGCACAGCCTGCAACGAGCCTGGGTGGTCGATGTCGATGAACCTCGGCCGGACCCCTCCCGACCGGTGGCTGTTCAGTTTGACTGGCTCTATCAGGGCGAAGGCGCGACCCCCAGCCATTGTTGGCTACCGCTGGCCGCTGAGCTGGAAGATCCGAGCGTCTCGCCGCTGAGCGAGGGCACCGAGGTGGTGGTGAGCTTCATCGAGGGCGATCCGGATCAGCCGTTGATTTGCGGGTTTCTGCCCGCACCGTCGACGGTTGAAGAGGCCGAGGTTCCGCGCCCGACAGAAAACAGCTCGCCCGAGGACGGGTTGCTGGAACTCCTGCGCTCGGGTGAGCCCTTGGTGCTGTTGTGTCTGTTGCCCGGCGGTGGCAGTTTCAGCCATTGCGCGCAGGCGCTGTGCACCTGTCGGGCGGTGACGGGGTTTGGCCAGAGCGGTGCGGCATGA
- a CDS encoding alpha/beta hydrolase — MASTLRRLFSLAIGGCLLFAMSACSPLKLLNALTPDGSFDKTEGIAYGADPRQKLDVYVPRHPMANAPVVVFFYGGSWNSGSRSDYGFVGEALASRGIVAVLADYRLYPQVRYPLFLEDGAQAVAWTHEHIRQFSGSPQRLYLMGHSSGAYNAAMLALDPGLLGAVGLSPHNLSGWIGLAGPYDFLPIENPDVRPVFFWPDSPPQSQPINHVSRGAPPALLMAATDDDLVNPTRNTGGLARKLREAGVPVQDLYFSRPGHATLVATLSRPMRSLAPVLEQIAAFVKATPGQ; from the coding sequence ATGGCGAGCACTCTGCGGCGACTGTTCAGCCTGGCAATCGGCGGGTGTTTGCTGTTTGCGATGTCGGCGTGCTCGCCGCTGAAATTACTGAATGCCCTGACCCCCGACGGGAGTTTCGACAAGACCGAGGGCATCGCCTACGGTGCTGATCCGCGGCAAAAACTCGATGTGTATGTGCCGCGTCATCCCATGGCAAACGCCCCCGTGGTGGTGTTTTTCTATGGTGGCAGCTGGAACAGCGGTTCGCGCAGCGATTACGGGTTTGTCGGTGAGGCCCTGGCGTCTCGGGGGATTGTCGCGGTGCTGGCGGACTATCGGTTGTATCCGCAAGTGCGTTATCCGCTGTTCCTGGAGGATGGCGCACAAGCAGTCGCCTGGACACACGAACACATTCGGCAGTTTTCCGGGAGCCCGCAACGGTTGTACCTGATGGGCCACAGTTCCGGGGCGTACAACGCGGCGATGCTGGCGCTGGACCCCGGTTTGCTCGGTGCGGTGGGTCTGTCGCCGCACAACCTCAGCGGCTGGATCGGTCTGGCCGGGCCGTATGATTTTTTGCCGATCGAAAATCCGGACGTCCGCCCGGTGTTTTTCTGGCCGGATTCACCGCCGCAGTCGCAGCCGATCAATCACGTCAGTCGCGGCGCGCCGCCGGCTTTGTTGATGGCGGCGACGGACGATGATCTGGTCAACCCGACGCGCAACACCGGCGGGCTGGCACGCAAGCTGCGCGAGGCGGGCGTGCCGGTGCAGGACCTGTACTTTTCGCGTCCCGGTCACGCCACGCTGGTGGCGACGCTGTCACGCCCGATGCGCAGTCTGGCGCCGGTGCTGGAGCAGATCGCGGCGTTCGTGAAGGCGACGCCGGGTCAGTGA
- a CDS encoding translation initiation factor Sui1, which produces MAKKAASFAALGGLVFSTDAGRHCPDCSKPVDACICKQTVIPAGDGIARVRRESKGRGGKTVTTITGVPLAEDALKDLATTLKKRCGTGGALKDGIIEIQGDHVELLLGELIKLGFKAKKSGG; this is translated from the coding sequence GTGGCCAAAAAAGCCGCATCCTTCGCCGCCCTTGGTGGCCTGGTATTTTCCACCGACGCAGGTCGTCATTGCCCGGATTGCAGTAAACCGGTCGACGCCTGCATCTGCAAACAGACCGTTATCCCGGCCGGCGACGGCATCGCTCGCGTGCGTCGCGAAAGCAAGGGCCGTGGCGGCAAGACGGTGACCACCATCACCGGGGTGCCGTTGGCCGAAGACGCGCTCAAGGACCTGGCCACCACGTTGAAGAAACGTTGTGGCACCGGTGGAGCGTTGAAAGACGGAATCATTGAAATCCAGGGCGATCATGTCGAGCTGCTGTTGGGCGAGCTGATCAAACTCGGTTTCAAGGCAAAGAAGTCCGGCGGCTAG
- the gcbA gene encoding diguanylate cyclase GcbA: MTEPEDPSRERLKHHFAQRVIHQARQILEIWQRLQRSEWSTTDLSELSEANLRLLRFAERFEQPEHIQLARHIGQSLEAVDANRGRLSSGLITDLNRLMQRLSRTGLRHGDQLEQTFLPPLRKPIYVMLQDHDRAERLAKQLEFFGLSAQSLDSVTAFRSSMVERLPAAIVMDVDFSGPGIGLKLAAEAQVGLDEPLPLLFFSLLETDTPTRLAAVRAGGQEFLTGTLEASSLLEKIEVLTCVAQYEPYKVLIIDDSRAQALHTERLLNSAGIVTRTLIEPIQAMAELADFQPDLIILDMYMPTCTGTELAKVIRHNDRYVSVPIIYLSAEDDLDKQLDAMSEGGDDFLTKPIKPRHLITTVRNRAARARNLKARMVRDSLTGLYNHTHILQLLEDCSFRARRESKPLSFAMLDIDHFKRVNDGHGHPMGDRVIKSLALFLKQRLRKTDFIGRYGGEEFAIVMPDTDIEAAYNVLDEIRQRFAEIHYPAQPQDLWCTFSAGVVELCADSDGLMMASQADEALYRAKHAGRNRVQAARASQQSATFSSESTQSVITL, translated from the coding sequence ATGACCGAGCCAGAAGACCCCAGCCGTGAGCGCCTCAAGCACCACTTTGCCCAGCGGGTAATTCATCAGGCACGTCAAATTCTTGAGATCTGGCAGCGCCTGCAACGCAGTGAGTGGTCCACCACCGATTTATCGGAACTGAGCGAGGCCAACCTGCGCCTGCTGCGTTTCGCCGAGCGTTTCGAACAACCGGAACACATCCAGCTGGCGCGTCACATCGGCCAGTCGCTGGAAGCTGTCGACGCCAATCGCGGACGCCTGAGCAGCGGCCTGATCACCGACCTCAATCGCCTGATGCAGCGCTTATCGCGCACCGGCCTGCGGCATGGCGATCAACTCGAACAAACCTTCCTGCCGCCGCTGCGCAAGCCGATCTATGTGATGCTGCAGGATCACGACCGTGCCGAGCGCCTGGCCAAGCAGCTGGAATTCTTTGGGCTCAGCGCCCAATCCCTCGACAGCGTGACGGCATTTCGCTCATCGATGGTCGAACGCTTGCCCGCGGCGATCGTCATGGACGTCGACTTCAGCGGTCCCGGCATCGGCCTGAAACTGGCCGCCGAAGCCCAGGTCGGCCTGGATGAACCGTTGCCGCTGCTGTTTTTCAGCCTGCTCGAAACCGACACCCCGACCCGCCTCGCGGCGGTGCGTGCCGGCGGTCAGGAATTTCTTACCGGCACCCTCGAAGCTTCGAGCCTGCTGGAGAAGATCGAAGTCCTGACCTGCGTCGCGCAGTATGAACCCTATAAAGTGCTGATCATTGACGACTCCCGCGCCCAGGCCTTGCACACCGAGCGCCTGCTCAACAGCGCCGGGATCGTCACGCGGACCCTGATCGAGCCGATCCAGGCCATGGCCGAACTGGCGGACTTCCAGCCCGACCTGATCATCCTCGACATGTACATGCCGACCTGCACCGGCACTGAACTGGCCAAGGTGATTCGCCACAACGACCGCTACGTCAGCGTGCCGATCATTTACCTGTCCGCCGAGGATGATCTGGACAAGCAGCTCGACGCCATGAGCGAGGGCGGCGACGACTTCCTGACCAAACCGATCAAGCCGCGCCACCTGATCACCACTGTGCGCAACCGCGCGGCGCGTGCACGCAATCTCAAAGCGCGGATGGTCCGCGACAGCCTCACCGGGCTGTACAACCACACGCACATTCTGCAATTGCTCGAAGACTGCTCGTTTCGCGCCCGCCGCGAGAGCAAGCCATTGAGCTTTGCGATGCTCGACATCGACCATTTCAAACGGGTCAACGACGGTCACGGCCACCCCATGGGCGATCGCGTGATCAAGAGCCTGGCGCTGTTTCTCAAGCAACGCCTGCGCAAGACTGACTTCATCGGCCGTTACGGCGGCGAAGAGTTCGCCATCGTCATGCCCGACACTGATATCGAAGCGGCCTACAACGTCCTCGATGAAATCCGTCAGCGCTTTGCGGAAATTCATTACCCCGCTCAACCGCAGGATCTCTGGTGCACCTTCAGCGCCGGGGTGGTCGAGCTGTGCGCAGACTCCGACGGCCTGATGATGGCCAGCCAGGCGGACGAGGCGCTGTACCGTGCCAAGCATGCCGGACGCAACCGCGTGCAGGCGGCGCGGGCATCACAGCAAAGTGCCACCTTTTCATCGGAATCCACCCAGTCAGTCATAACCCTGTAA
- a CDS encoding Hcp family type VI secretion system effector — translation MPTPAFMTLRGERQGLISEGAFTEASVGNTFQKGREDQIMIQALSHGIFVPKGSGAGRRMHKPLIITKTIDKATPLINNALCSGELLKECRIEWYRTSAQGTQEHFYTMELEDAVIIGAEVLMPHCQDPGTAYLTQLEKVHFTYRRICWRHEISRTMGSDEWSTEVQG, via the coding sequence ATGCCAACCCCCGCCTTCATGACCCTGCGCGGCGAACGCCAAGGCCTGATCAGCGAAGGTGCATTCACCGAGGCGTCGGTGGGTAACACTTTTCAAAAGGGACGTGAGGACCAAATCATGATCCAAGCCCTGAGCCACGGCATTTTCGTACCGAAAGGGTCGGGTGCAGGTCGTCGGATGCACAAGCCCTTGATAATCACCAAGACCATCGACAAAGCGACACCACTGATCAACAACGCTTTATGTTCGGGAGAGTTACTCAAAGAGTGCCGTATCGAGTGGTATCGCACCTCGGCTCAGGGAACCCAGGAGCATTTCTACACGATGGAGCTGGAAGACGCGGTCATCATCGGTGCAGAAGTGCTGATGCCCCACTGCCAGGATCCCGGCACCGCTTACCTCACTCAACTGGAGAAGGTACATTTCACTTACAGGCGAATTTGTTGGCGGCATGAAATCAGCCGAACCATGGGTTCCGATGAGTGGAGCACCGAGGTGCAGGGATGA
- a CDS encoding NUDIX hydrolase codes for MVDSAKEAAHRAASDAEQIAWVDEQDNLLGALVRSDLRERGLIGRGTYIMLFNSAGELCVHRRTLSKAIYPGYWDVAAGGMVLATETYAESAARELEEELGVSGVELTAHDHFFFEDTGNRLWCSAFSAVWDGPLILQPEEVLEARFIPVDQVMLEIQQKPYCPDSLAALKRYLGSRANDVAKEA; via the coding sequence ATGGTCGATAGCGCCAAAGAGGCCGCCCATCGCGCGGCCTCGGATGCCGAACAGATTGCCTGGGTCGACGAGCAGGACAACCTGCTCGGCGCTCTGGTCCGCTCCGACCTGCGCGAGCGCGGGCTGATCGGCCGCGGCACGTACATCATGCTGTTCAATTCCGCCGGTGAGCTCTGCGTGCATCGGCGCACCTTGAGCAAGGCGATTTATCCCGGTTATTGGGACGTGGCGGCAGGGGGCATGGTGCTGGCCACCGAAACCTACGCCGAATCGGCCGCCCGTGAGCTGGAGGAAGAGCTCGGTGTGAGTGGTGTGGAACTGACCGCCCATGACCATTTTTTCTTCGAAGACACTGGCAATCGGCTCTGGTGTTCGGCGTTTTCGGCGGTGTGGGACGGCCCATTGATCCTGCAACCGGAGGAAGTGCTCGAAGCGCGCTTTATCCCTGTCGATCAGGTCATGCTGGAAATCCAGCAGAAGCCTTATTGCCCGGACTCTTTGGCCGCCTTGAAGCGGTATCTTGGTTCTCGGGCGAATGACGTCGCAAAAGAGGCATAA
- the speA gene encoding arginine decarboxylase, with translation MSVRRTRKDDGSQWTVADSRSVYGIRHWGAGYFAINDAGRVEVRPNGPASSPIDLFEQVDQLRKSGLSLPLLVRFPDILQDRVRQLTGAFDANIERLEYQSKYTALYPIKVNQQEAVIENIIATQNVSIGLEAGSKPELLAVLALAPKGGTIVCNGYKDREFIRLALMGQKLGHNVFIVIEKESEVELVIEEAASLKVKPQVGLRVRLSSLASSKWADTGGEKSKFGLSAAQLLSVVERFRAAGLDQGIRLLHFHMGSQIANLADYQHGFKEAIRYYGELRNLGLPVDHIDVGGGLGVDYDGTHSRNASSINYDMDDYAGVVVGMLKEFCDAQSLPHPNIFSESGRSLTAHHAMLVVQVTDVEKHNDDVPQIENKEALPETVQWLVDLLGPTDIEMVTETYWRATHYMSDVATQYADGKLTLAEKALAEQCYFAVCRRLHNSLKARQRSHRQVLDELNDKLADKYICNFSVFQSLPDTWAIGQVLPILPLHRLDEEPLRRAVLQDLTCDSDGKIKQYVDEQSIETSLPVHALNEGEDYLLGIFLVGAYQEILGDMHNLFGDTDSVNIYQNADGSVYHAGIETHDTIEDMLRYVHLSPEELMTHYRDKCASARITAAERTQFLDALRLGLTRSSYLSS, from the coding sequence ATGTCCGTACGACGCACACGCAAAGACGATGGCAGCCAATGGACAGTTGCGGACAGCCGCAGTGTTTACGGGATTCGCCATTGGGGGGCCGGGTATTTCGCGATCAATGACGCCGGTCGCGTCGAAGTTCGTCCGAACGGTCCGGCCAGTTCGCCTATCGACCTGTTCGAACAAGTCGACCAGCTGCGCAAAAGCGGCCTGTCCTTGCCATTGCTGGTGCGTTTCCCGGACATTCTGCAAGACCGCGTGCGTCAGCTGACCGGCGCGTTCGACGCCAACATCGAACGCCTGGAATACCAGAGCAAATACACCGCGCTGTACCCGATCAAGGTCAACCAGCAAGAAGCGGTGATCGAAAACATCATCGCCACCCAGAACGTGTCGATTGGTCTGGAAGCCGGTTCCAAGCCTGAGCTGCTGGCGGTGCTGGCACTGGCGCCGAAGGGCGGCACCATCGTCTGCAACGGTTACAAGGACCGTGAGTTCATCCGACTGGCGCTGATGGGCCAGAAGCTGGGCCACAACGTGTTCATCGTGATCGAGAAAGAATCCGAAGTAGAGCTGGTGATCGAAGAAGCCGCCTCGCTGAAGGTCAAGCCGCAGGTCGGCCTGCGCGTACGTCTGTCGTCCCTGGCCTCGAGCAAATGGGCGGACACCGGTGGCGAGAAATCCAAGTTCGGCCTGTCGGCGGCGCAACTGCTGTCGGTGGTCGAGCGTTTCCGCGCGGCGGGTCTGGACCAGGGCATTCGCCTGCTGCACTTCCACATGGGTTCGCAGATCGCCAACCTGGCGGACTACCAGCACGGCTTCAAGGAAGCGATTCGTTACTACGGCGAATTGCGTAACCTCGGCCTGCCGGTGGATCACATCGACGTCGGTGGCGGTCTGGGCGTCGACTACGACGGCACGCACTCGCGTAACGCCAGCTCGATCAACTACGACATGGACGATTACGCCGGTGTCGTGGTCGGGATGCTCAAGGAATTCTGCGACGCGCAGAGCCTGCCGCACCCGAACATCTTCTCCGAAAGCGGCCGTTCCCTGACCGCTCACCACGCCATGCTGGTGGTGCAGGTCACCGACGTCGAGAAACACAACGACGACGTGCCGCAGATCGAAAACAAGGAAGCGCTGCCGGAAACCGTGCAGTGGCTGGTTGACCTGCTCGGCCCGACCGACATCGAAATGGTCACCGAAACCTACTGGCGCGCCACGCACTACATGAGCGACGTGGCCACCCAGTACGCCGATGGCAAGCTGACCCTGGCTGAAAAAGCCCTGGCCGAGCAATGCTACTTCGCGGTCTGCCGTCGCCTGCACAACTCGTTGAAGGCGCGTCAGCGTTCCCACCGTCAGGTGCTCGACGAACTCAACGACAAGCTGGCCGACAAGTACATCTGCAACTTCTCGGTGTTTCAGAGCCTGCCGGACACCTGGGCCATCGGCCAGGTCCTGCCGATCCTGCCGCTGCACCGTCTCGACGAAGAACCGCTGCGTCGCGCCGTATTGCAGGATCTGACCTGCGACTCCGACGGCAAGATCAAGCAATACGTCGACGAGCAGAGCATCGAAACCAGCCTGCCGGTGCACGCACTGAACGAAGGTGAAGACTACTTGCTGGGCATCTTCCTGGTCGGTGCCTATCAGGAAATTCTTGGCGACATGCACAACCTGTTCGGTGACACCGACTCGGTGAACATCTACCAGAATGCCGACGGCAGTGTGTACCACGCGGGTATCGAAACCCACGACACCATCGAAGACATGCTGCGTTACGTGCATTTGTCGCCGGAAGAGCTGATGACTCACTACCGCGACAAGTGCGCCAGTGCGCGCATCACCGCCGCCGAACGCACCCAGTTCCTCGACGCCCTGCGCCTGGGCCTGACCCGTTCGTCTTACCTGTCTTCTTGA
- a CDS encoding DUF2515 family protein: protein MTQCFKDQPSDQQRLNHNSTPVADCECKEELLYGSKTLITDVPILTCACLWRHYQREAEEIVAPGGVLIADPVERNRVINAAYARLWLHDSRFQWAGLAAFASKQVGCGLLHAADSIEHIRDEYEARQRLRDSRREFGLLTSDRMSEQAQELRDYKEADARNPVPSVDFRSTGEDLSLVQQQFRHVHDMMALGNTTLFLDVFPLHEFYAKRGLRELKTCLRARARIHGRPKFPVLWPVGKEKLEFGLDYTEILLGFEAIEDGDIAGSVEHLARHEQINILQPTIYQDRQLVALLRANHASYVTGFPSGVAQAIELTLTNQCQRVEDGRTIDFGDNPLADLSDIKQRMAFVLQAAARFDQMLGDHNRNALEQSISEIASSGSSL from the coding sequence ATGACCCAGTGTTTCAAAGACCAACCCAGCGATCAGCAGCGCCTCAACCACAACAGCACACCCGTTGCTGACTGTGAATGCAAAGAGGAGCTGCTTTATGGCAGCAAAACACTCATTACCGACGTGCCAATTCTTACTTGCGCCTGCCTGTGGCGACACTACCAGCGCGAGGCGGAAGAGATTGTCGCACCCGGTGGTGTGCTGATTGCCGACCCGGTAGAGCGCAACCGCGTGATCAACGCTGCCTACGCTCGCCTGTGGCTGCACGATTCAAGGTTTCAGTGGGCCGGGCTGGCGGCGTTTGCCTCCAAGCAGGTCGGCTGCGGATTGCTGCATGCGGCGGACAGTATCGAACATATCCGTGATGAATATGAGGCGCGGCAGCGTTTGCGCGATAGCCGCCGCGAGTTCGGGCTGCTGACGTCGGACAGGATGTCCGAACAGGCGCAAGAGTTGCGTGACTATAAGGAAGCGGATGCGCGTAATCCTGTGCCCTCTGTGGATTTTCGTTCAACGGGTGAGGACTTGTCGCTGGTGCAGCAGCAGTTCCGGCATGTGCACGACATGATGGCGTTGGGGAATACCACGCTGTTTCTGGATGTTTTTCCGTTGCATGAGTTTTATGCGAAGCGGGGTTTGAGGGAGTTGAAGACTTGCTTGAGAGCGCGGGCGCGGATTCATGGGCGTCCGAAGTTTCCGGTGCTGTGGCCGGTGGGGAAGGAAAAGCTCGAATTCGGGCTGGATTACACCGAGATTTTGCTGGGTTTTGAGGCGATAGAGGACGGAGACATCGCAGGAAGTGTTGAGCATTTGGCGCGGCATGAGCAGATCAATATCCTCCAGCCGACGATTTACCAGGACCGTCAGTTGGTGGCTTTGCTGCGTGCCAACCACGCATCCTACGTCACGGGGTTTCCTTCAGGCGTTGCCCAGGCGATTGAGTTGACGCTTACCAACCAATGTCAACGCGTCGAGGATGGGCGCACCATCGATTTTGGCGACAACCCGCTGGCGGACTTGTCCGACATCAAGCAGCGAATGGCATTCGTGCTTCAGGCCGCAGCGCGGTTTGATCAGATGCTCGGTGACCACAACCGTAATGCATTAGAACAGTCGATCAGTGAGATCGCATCGAGCGGTAGCAGCCTATGA
- a CDS encoding DUF2333 family protein, whose amino-acid sequence MLDWKNRADSAPERAAEPKSATRSYIGGLLFSRALATLIGLYLIVAIAFGWYWSQEPALFPVQQNAQVAAEKEGKQMVIGYTTVETLKTVANTLLTKPGGYISNDRFPPGLWMDNTPSWEYGVLVQVRDLTRALRKDFARSQSQSAEDSDLAKAEPRFNFDNKSWVLPSSESEYQEGLNSLSRYQARLSDPSQKNALFYARADNLNNWLGDVGTRLGSLSQRLSASVGRVKLNTALKTEVVAPGQVPQVDEEIVETPWMQIDNVFYEARGQAWALSHLLRAIEVDFADVLAKKNATVSVRQIIRELEASQEPVWSPMILNGSGFGVLANHSLVMANYISRANAAVIDLRQLLNQG is encoded by the coding sequence ATGCTGGACTGGAAGAACCGCGCGGACAGCGCGCCTGAACGTGCCGCTGAACCGAAATCGGCCACCCGCAGTTACATCGGCGGCCTGTTGTTCAGCCGGGCGCTGGCCACGTTGATCGGCCTCTACCTGATTGTGGCCATTGCGTTTGGCTGGTACTGGAGCCAGGAGCCGGCGCTGTTCCCGGTTCAACAGAATGCCCAGGTGGCGGCCGAGAAAGAAGGCAAGCAGATGGTCATCGGCTACACCACGGTGGAAACCCTCAAGACCGTTGCCAACACCTTGCTGACCAAGCCGGGCGGCTATATTTCCAACGATCGTTTCCCGCCGGGCCTGTGGATGGATAACACGCCGAGTTGGGAATACGGTGTGCTGGTCCAGGTCCGCGACTTGACGCGTGCGCTGCGCAAAGACTTTGCCCGCTCGCAGTCGCAATCGGCCGAAGACTCCGATCTGGCCAAGGCCGAACCGCGTTTCAACTTCGACAACAAAAGCTGGGTGCTGCCGTCCAGTGAGTCCGAGTATCAGGAAGGCCTCAATTCCCTGAGCCGCTATCAGGCGCGCCTGTCCGACCCTTCGCAGAAAAATGCACTGTTTTATGCCCGCGCCGACAACCTGAACAACTGGCTGGGCGATGTGGGCACCCGTTTGGGATCGCTGTCGCAACGCCTGTCGGCCAGCGTTGGCCGGGTCAAACTGAACACTGCGCTGAAAACCGAAGTGGTCGCGCCGGGTCAGGTGCCACAGGTTGACGAAGAAATCGTCGAAACCCCGTGGATGCAGATCGACAACGTGTTCTACGAGGCTCGCGGTCAGGCTTGGGCGCTGTCCCACCTGCTGCGCGCCATCGAGGTCGACTTCGCCGATGTGCTGGCGAAGAAGAACGCGACGGTCAGCGTGCGCCAGATCATTCGTGAGCTGGAAGCCTCGCAAGAGCCGGTCTGGAGCCCGATGATCCTCAACGGCAGCGGCTTCGGCGTGCTGGCCAACCACTCGCTGGTCATGGCCAACTACATCTCCCGCGCCAACGCGGCGGTGATCGATCTCCGTCAACTGCTCAATCAAGGCTGA
- a CDS encoding DUF4123 domain-containing protein produces MIGATPQWLLLDAPSAPQSRALLQQAFTQARWFWLFEDTEWHALRKDGPILIDLRTCPALAESCYSQTQVWRGLLVVSEASSSLLLEHLRRMLTVTFGLHHRALLSYYNPNTASYFFDACDARELSRWLGPISQLHWFGGTWADRAIGSEGWQQLLNPELAVSPLAVEECLSARQREKLQTCLLEQHAWHWSQSTGTDYQRLWAHVQEGLALGFSERPVLDGWLWLRLQYPRASLVQPLSGLTQQERLDSLRNQWQNDQP; encoded by the coding sequence ATGATCGGCGCGACCCCGCAATGGCTGTTGCTGGATGCACCGAGTGCGCCTCAGTCGAGGGCATTGCTGCAACAGGCATTCACGCAGGCCCGATGGTTCTGGTTGTTCGAGGACACGGAATGGCATGCGTTGCGCAAAGACGGCCCGATCCTGATCGACCTTCGGACCTGCCCGGCGCTGGCGGAATCGTGCTACAGCCAAACACAGGTCTGGCGTGGTTTGCTGGTGGTCAGCGAGGCGTCTTCGTCGCTGTTGCTGGAGCATTTGCGGCGCATGCTCACCGTCACCTTCGGACTGCATCACCGGGCCTTGTTGAGTTATTACAACCCCAACACGGCCAGTTACTTTTTCGATGCCTGCGATGCCCGGGAGTTGAGTCGCTGGCTGGGCCCCATCAGTCAGTTGCACTGGTTCGGCGGGACCTGGGCCGACCGCGCAATTGGCAGCGAGGGCTGGCAGCAATTGCTCAATCCGGAGCTCGCCGTCAGCCCGCTGGCGGTCGAAGAATGCCTCAGCGCTCGTCAGCGGGAAAAGCTGCAGACCTGCCTGCTGGAGCAGCATGCCTGGCACTGGAGCCAATCCACCGGAACCGATTACCAACGCTTGTGGGCTCATGTGCAGGAAGGTCTGGCACTGGGTTTCAGCGAGCGGCCGGTGCTCGATGGCTGGTTGTGGCTACGCTTGCAGTACCCCCGCGCTTCGCTGGTGCAGCCGTTGTCCGGGCTGACCCAGCAGGAGCGCCTCGATAGCCTGCGCAATCAGTGGCAAAACGATCAACCCTGA